The genomic region CCGGCGGACGAGCTCGTCGAGCTGGCGGGCGATGCGCTCCGGATCGTGGATCTCGCGGACGATCCGGGCGCCGATCGCGGCGCGCGCGCTCGCCGCCACCGGATTCGCGATCAGGCCGTGCAGGGTCGTGACCCAGCTGGCGGCGTCCTCCGGAATCGCGACGCAGCGGGCGAGAGCCGGGTCGAGCCCCTCCGCTGCGGCAGGAGTCGCCACCGCCGGGATGCCCGCCGCCAGCGCTTCGAGGAGCTTGATCGGCGTACCCGAGCCGGCGAAGAGCGGCGCCAGGGCGATGTCCGCTCCGGCGAGGAGCGCCGGGAGGTCCGGCGGATCGGCCACCAGCCGGCCGCCCAGCGCCCGAACCCGGCGGGCGAGCCCGCGCCGGGGCCGCGCACCGGCGACCAGGAGGTGGGCGCGGGGGTACTTGCGTACCACCTCCGGCCAGACCTCGCCCAAAAACCAGTCGATGCCGCGGGCCGTCGGAAAGTAGCCCAGGTTGCCGGTGATGGCGAGCTCGGCCTCACCGGCCGGCCTTGCGACGCGCGCCTTTCCCGGCCCCGCAGCTCCCGAGAGCGCCAGCGGCACCACCGCCAGGCGCGCTGCGAGCGACTCCGGAAGGAGGGCCGCGAGGTGCCGCCGGTCGCGCTCCGAGACCACCAGCGCCGCCGTGCTCGCGGCGATCATCCGGCGCTCGTCCGCCGCCAGGCGGCGGGCTTCGAAGCGGAGCAACGGCCGCATCCAGAAACGGTCGCGCGCCGCCCGGCGTTCGAGATTGAGCGACAGGCTGTCCACCAGGTCGAGCACCCAGGGGGTCTCGCCGAGCGCCTCGGTCACGCCGGCCAGCCGCACCAACTGCAGGAGAACGCGATCGAATCGGGGCGCAAGCTCCCGCAGTCGCCGCCGGAGCTCCCCGGAGGCGACCAGCCCGCTCTCGAGCGAGTGCGGTCCGAAGACCGCCGCGCCGAGGCCGGCGACCGCCGCCCGGCGCGAGTGCCGAAACGTCTCGATGGCGAAGTGCGGCGCGCCCGCCAGCGACAGCGGCGGGCCCGGCACCCGCGACCCCTCCCGCTCCGGCACCAGGAGCGTCACGTCGTGGTGCTCTGCAAGGCCTGTGGCGAGCTGCAGCAGGCGCAGCTGATAGCCCTTGCGCGTCGGCCACGGCCAGGCCGTCGAGACCAGCAGGATCTTCATTGGCGGACCGCTCCGGCGGGGCGTTCGGCGAGCTGCGCCACGAGCGCCACGAAGCCGGCGGCAAAGCGCTCGGGCGCGTGGTCGCTCGCCAGACGGGCGCGGCCGCCCGCGATCAGGCGCCCGGCCAGGCCCCCGTCCGTCGCCAGCCGTGCGATCGCCTGGGCGTAGTCGGGGCCGCTCCTCGCGAGCAGGAGCTCGCGGCCGTCGGCGGCATCGAGCCCCGACGCCGCCTCGGGGCTCGCTACCATGACCACGCCGCGCGCCCAGGCTTCGAGCACCCGCATCCGGACGCCCGAGGCGATGTCCAATGGCAGCACGAGGATGGCGCCCGGTGCGAAGGCCTCGGCGCTCGTCGCCGGCGAGCGGTGCACGAGGACGCCCGGGTGGTCCGGGTGACCGACTCCGCTGGCGCCAGAGGAGCCGCCAGGGCCGGCAGATCCAGCGAACCAGTGCAGCGCGGCGGTCGGGCTCGCGGCGCGGACCCGCGGCCAGATCTCGTTCACGAAACGCAGCTCGCCCCGCCGGTTCGGCTCCCAACCGGCGCTGCCGAAGAGCACCAGGGCGGGAGACCCGGCGAGGCGCTGCCCGGCGGCGTCGAGCCGGCCGGGGAAAGGCGGCGGCAATACCTGAATATTGGCGTGAATACGGGCGTGGATGTGGGATTGGATGCGGGCGTCAATCCGCTCGGAGCCCTGAGCCGGCCCAGCCAGAGCGCGGAGGCGCTCGCCATCCGCCGCGGAGAGCGCGATCGTCGCCGCGGCGGCGCCCACCGCCGCGCGCTCCGCACGTGCCAGGCGGGCCGCCTCGCGCAGCAGCAGCGCGCGCACGACGCCGCGGCTCGCCTCGCCGAGCTGTCGCCAGAGATCGCTCTCGACATTCTGGGCGCGCAGGATCCGGGGAACCGGTCGCGCGCCGGGGAGATCGGATGACCGCTCGGCCGCCGCGCTCTGCGCGAAGGCCTGGAGCTGCTCGGCCACGACTGCATCGAAGTGGATGCCACCGGCACGGGCGGATTCGCGCAGCTCCCGTTCCACGGCTCGCAGGACCGTCGGGCGATCGTGCCGGGCCAGCGAGTAGGGCCTGCCGGAGAGCACCGAGGTGAGCGCCGCCAGGGCGCGCGGGCGCTGCCGGGCGACGACGAGCCGGGGCTCGCAGACCGCACGCAGGGCCTCCTCTGCCGCCGCCCGCTCGCCGCGCTCCACCGGGGCGACGAGCGTGACCGCGACGCCCGCCGCGGAGACCGCGCGGAGCGATTCCGTGAGCAGCAGTCGCCCGCCGTCGCGCGGCGGCCAGGGGGACTTGGTCGCGATCCAGAGTACGCGCAACGCCGCGGTGCTTCCGCTGCTCAGACCAGCTGCAGGAGGTGTCCGAGTTTTTCGCGCTTGGTGCGCAGATAGTCGCGGCTGTCGGCGCTCGGCGGAATCTCGAGCTGCACGCGCTCGACGATCTCGAGGCCGTAGCCCGAGAGCGCGACGTACTTGCTGGGATTGTTGGTCATCAGCCGCATCCGCTGGACGCCGAGGTCGCGCAGGATCTGCGCCCCGACACCGTAGTCGCGCTGATCCGGCCGGAAGCCGAGACGCTCGTTGGCCTCGACGGTGTCGTGCCCGGCGTCCTGCAGCTCGTAGGCCTTGAGCTTGTTCAGCAGTCCGATGCCCCGCCCCTCCTGCAACAGATAGATCAGGACGCCGCGGCCGGCGTCGCGGATTCGGGTCATCGCAAGCTCGAGCTGCAGCCCGCAGTCGCAGCGGCAGGAGCCGAAGATGTCGCCGGTCAGGCACTGGCTGTGCACCCGCACGAGAACGGGTTCGTCTCCCGTGAGGTCGCCCAGCGTCAGGGCGAGGTGCTCCTCGCCGGTCAGGTCCGAGCGGTAGGCGTGGATGGTGAGCTCGCCCCAGCGCGACGGCAGACGCGGAGAGGCCACCCGGCGCACCAGCGTCTCGTGCATCAGGCGGTAGCGGATCATCTCGGCGATGGTCAGCACCGGCAGCCCGTGCGCGGCGGCGAAACGCATCAGGTCGGGAACCCGCGCCATCGTCCCGTCGTCGTTCATGATCTCGCAGATCGCTGCGGCGGGCGTGAGGCCGGCGAGGCGCGCGAGGTCCACCGACGCCTCGGTCTGGCCGGCGCGCTTCAGCACACCGCCGCGCTTGGCGCGCAGCGGGAAGACGTGCCCCGGACGCAGGAGGTCCTGCGGGCCGGTGGCGGGGTCGACGGCGGTGCGGATGGTCGCGGCGCGATCGGCGGCGGAGATCCCGGTCGTCGTCTTGCCGCGCGCCTCGATCGACACGGTGAAGGCGGTGTTGAAGGGCGAGGTATTCTCGGCCACCATCGGCGGCAGGTCGAGCTCGTCGCAGCGCTCTTCGGTGAGCGCCAGGCAGACCAGACCGCGCCCGAAACGGGCCATGAAGTTGATCGACTCGGGCGTCACCATCTCGGCGGCGATCGCCAAGTCCCCTTCATTCTCGCGGTCTTCGTCGTCCACCAGGATGACCATCCGGCCGCGCCGGAACTCCTCCATCGCCTGTTCGACGGTGGCAAACGACGGCTCGGGAGACGACGGCTCGAGACTCATGGCGCCTGAATGGTAGCGCACTCGCCGATCCGGCCCCGGTCAGAACGGATTGCCGAGGCTGATGAACCAGACGTAGGGGTCTTCGAACGGCTCCCGGTCGAGCTTCCAGCCGATCTCGAGACGCAGCGGCCCGACCGGCGAGAGGTAGCGCACCCCGAGGCCGGCGCCCCACTTGAAATTGCCGGTCCGGACGTCGTTGTAGTCGGTCCAGACGTTGCCGCCATCGACGAAGAGCGTCCCGCCGACCGGTCCGGCGACCGGAAACCGGTACTCGAAGTTGAACAGCGCGAGGCCCCCGCCGCCAGCCGGATACGGGTCCGGGGTGGAATCTCCCGGGTCGAGGAGGATGGTCTCGTCGACGATCCCCAGCTCGTCGCGGCGGTAGGCGCGATGGGTGGTCCGGCCGCCGGCGTAGAAGAGCTCCGCCGCCGGGACGCTCGCTTCGAGGGCCTCGCGCGGCGTCGCTCCGCCGATCAGCGGCTCGATCGCGCCGCCGCGGGCGCTGCCGGCGAGGACGCCGAACCGGCCGAGCGGCAGGTAGGCGGTCGCCTGTCCGAAGAGCTTGAGGAAGTTCGCGTCGGCAGCGAGCGCCGGGAAGGCGTACTCGAGCTGGAACGAACCGTTCCAGCCGCGCGTCGGGTCGAGCGGATCGTCGCGCCGGTCGTAGTTGGCGGTCGGCGTGACGGAGGCGACGCGGGCGTTCCGGCTGTCGAGCGGGATCTCTTCGTTGAAGAACTCGTCTTCGGCCTCGAGCTCGACCAGGCGATAGGAGGCGAAAGCCTGCAGGGACCAACGCCCCAGCTCGCGTCCGACGACCAGCTGTCCACCGCGCTTGTCGACGACGAAGTCGGGCCGGTCCTCGTGCTCGCTGTAGAGCGTCGCGAGGAGCTCGGCGTGGAGGTTGCCGATATAGGGCTGACGGTAGATCAACCGGAAATGCTGGTCCTTCTGGCTGCCCAGGAGATCGAGCGAAAGCGACGAGGCCCTGCCGAAGAGGTTGCCTTCCGAGAGGCGCAACAGGCCGCGGACGCCGCTCTCCGAGTCGTAGCCGGCGCCCACCTGCATCGTTCTCGAGCGGCCCTCTTCGAGATCGACCAGGAGCTCGCGCGCCTCCCCCCCCTCCGCGCTCGGCGCCACGCGCACGTCCACGCGGCTGAAGATTCCGAGTCCGTAGAGCCGGCGCTGCAGGTCGAGCACGGCCGACTGGCGCACCGGATCGCCGGGCTCGATACCGAGAAATCGCCGGACGATTCGTGGGTCGGTCCGGCGCAGGCCCCGGAGGAGCGCCCGGTCGACGACCCACTGGTCGCCGGCGAAGACCCGCAGGCGCACGGTTGCCGTCAGATCGTCCGCGCTCCACAGGACGTCCGACGAGACGATCGCGTTGCCGTAACCGCGATCCTCGAGCAGGGCCCGCAGGGTGTCGACGCTGCGTTCGAGCAGCAGGCGATGGAACGGCCCGTCGTCCTTGAGCGGCAGCGCCACGCGCACTTTGGCTTCGTCGAGCGGCGCGACATCCTCGAGCACCAGCTCGCCAACCATCCGGCGACGGCCCTCGACGATCGGCACCACGACCTGGAGGCGGTCTCCCTTCTCCTCGATACGGGCCGGGCCGACGCGCGACTGATCGAATCCCTCGAGGAGGTAGAAGGAGCGCAGGTTGGAGAGGTCGGCGGAGAGCTCTTCGTCGACCAGTCGGCCGCTGCCCGGCAGCAGGAAGTTCCGTGTCGAGGTCGTCATCAGGCGGCGGAGGCGATCGGCGTCGAAGGTGACGTTACCCTCGAAGCGGAGCTCCTCAAGCACGAGGCGCGGTCCGGGCACGACCTCGAAGACCAGCCGGACGACCTCCGCCGTGCGCTCCTCGGTGCGGTTCACGGCGACCCGATAATGCCCCTTCTCCTGAAAGTGGCGGCGGATGCGCTCCATCGACTGCAGCACCAGCGCCTCGTCGTAGCCACTCGCGCCGAGAAACGGCACGAGGTCCTTCTTCTCGAGCTCGCGCAGCGTGATCCCGTGCACCGAGAACTCGACCTTCGGCCCCAGTCGCACCGTGAAGCCGAGGTCGGCCGCATGCGCCTGGCGGTCCAGCTTCTCGGGCAGCCGCTCGACGACCGCTTCGCGATAGCCGCGCGAGAAGAGACGGGCCTGCAGGCGTTCGACGTCGTCCACCGCGACCTGATTCCGGAACGGCGTCGCCGGCTTGGCGCGCAGCGCGTCGATCAGATCGGCGTCGGCGAAGGGGGGCGTCGCACCCTCGAAAGCGACGGCTCGCACCAGGGTGCGAGGGCCGGCGGCGATTCGGTAGGTCACCGCCGCGCCGCGCGCTCCGGGATCGCCCCCCGAGACCGGGGGCTCCGGCTCTCCGGCTGCGCGCGCGCCCGGCGGATCGTCAACTCCCAGGGCCACGGCGAGGCGGACTTCGGCGTCGAGAAAGCCCTCTTCGGCCAGGAGGTCCTGCAGCCGGTAGACGCCGCGCAGCAGGCGGTCCTCGCGCAGGGGCTGACCGGTGCGCTGCGGCAACGCATCGAGCAGCCGCGTCTTCTTGAGGCCCAGATCGCCGGTCACCTCGACCGAGGTGACCTGGACGTCGGTCCACAAGGCCACGATCACCACGACTTCGCCGTTGCCGGCGGGTGTCGAAGGGTTCGCAGAGTTGCCCGGATCGGCCGGACGGGCGTAGATCTCCACCTCCGACGCGAGTCCCGAGTAGCGCAGGCTCCGCAGCGTGCGCCGCGTTCGTGCCTCGTCCATCGGCTCACCGACCGCGAGCGAGATCAGCTCGCGCACCTCGTCGACGTCGACCGGAGCATCGCTGCGAATCTCGAGCGCCCGGACGATCGGCGCCGGCGCCGGTGCCGCGGCCGACTGCGCGAAGCCGCGCTCCGCCATGCACGCGTCGAACGCGGCGGACCCGGCGAGCACGGCGCAGGCGAGGCCCCGAGCGAGCCGGGCGCGCGCTCCGCTCCCGCAGCGCGACGGCCGGCGCGATCGCCACCAGCGCGCCATCAGAAACGCCTCTCCCAGCGCGCATCCATCGAGTAGGACTCGTCGCCGTTCTGGGTCAGCACCAGCGTCAGGGCGTCCGATACCTTCCACTCCACCTGCAGGACCTGCTGCGCCGTCGACGAGGGGTCGACCGAGTAGGTCAGATAGACCCGGCTCGACAGGCGCTTGCCGACCGTCACGCGCGCCGCCGAGATGCTGTCGCCGCCGGCCAGCGGGTCGACCTTCAGGCGGTCGATGCCGAAGAGCTTGCCGACCCGTGCACTCACCAGCGACGCCGCCTGGCCATAGAGCAGCGTCTCGGCCGCCAGGCCCGGCGCCGCGCCCTGCGCGGACGTCGAGAGCTCGGAGAGCCCGCTGGGGGTTCCCGTGGCGAGCAGCGACAGGACATCGTAGTCGGGGAGCGGCGGATCGGAGCCGAGCGTCGTCGTCGGCCGGGCGATCGAGCCGAGGACGCTCAGGGTGACCTGGTATTCGTTGATCTTGGTGCGCGCGACGACGTCGAGGAGCGGCTCGATGCGGGTCGGATTGGCGAAGGTCACGATGGCACGATCCAGCGTGTAGGTCGAGCCGTTGTAGTCGATCGTCCCGCCCGGGTCGGTCGTCACCTCGCCGAACAGCACGGGGTTCGCGAGCGAACCGCGCAACGCGAGATTCGCGCTGCCGGCGAGATTCGCCAGATTGTTGCGGACGCGCACCGCGCGCGGGGCGACGACGGAG from Thermoanaerobaculia bacterium harbors:
- a CDS encoding glycosyltransferase family 4 protein, producing the protein MKILLVSTAWPWPTRKGYQLRLLQLATGLAEHHDVTLLVPEREGSRVPGPPLSLAGAPHFAIETFRHSRRAAVAGLGAAVFGPHSLESGLVASGELRRRLRELAPRFDRVLLQLVRLAGVTEALGETPWVLDLVDSLSLNLERRAARDRFWMRPLLRFEARRLAADERRMIAASTAALVVSERDRRHLAALLPESLAARLAVVPLALSGAAGPGKARVARPAGEAELAITGNLGYFPTARGIDWFLGEVWPEVVRKYPRAHLLVAGARPRRGLARRVRALGGRLVADPPDLPALLAGADIALAPLFAGSGTPIKLLEALAAGIPAVATPAAAEGLDPALARCVAIPEDAASWVTTLHGLIANPVAASARAAIGARIVREIHDPERIARQLDELVRR
- a CDS encoding glycosyltransferase, with product MRVLWIATKSPWPPRDGGRLLLTESLRAVSAAGVAVTLVAPVERGERAAAEEALRAVCEPRLVVARQRPRALAALTSVLSGRPYSLARHDRPTVLRAVERELRESARAGGIHFDAVVAEQLQAFAQSAAAERSSDLPGARPVPRILRAQNVESDLWRQLGEASRGVVRALLLREAARLARAERAAVGAAAATIALSAADGERLRALAGPAQGSERIDARIQSHIHARIHANIQVLPPPFPGRLDAAGQRLAGSPALVLFGSAGWEPNRRGELRFVNEIWPRVRAASPTAALHWFAGSAGPGGSSGASGVGHPDHPGVLVHRSPATSAEAFAPGAILVLPLDIASGVRMRVLEAWARGVVMVASPEAASGLDAADGRELLLARSGPDYAQAIARLATDGGLAGRLIAGGRARLASDHAPERFAAGFVALVAQLAERPAGAVRQ
- a CDS encoding bifunctional 3,4-dihydroxy-2-butanone-4-phosphate synthase/GTP cyclohydrolase II codes for the protein MSLEPSSPEPSFATVEQAMEEFRRGRMVILVDDEDRENEGDLAIAAEMVTPESINFMARFGRGLVCLALTEERCDELDLPPMVAENTSPFNTAFTVSIEARGKTTTGISAADRAATIRTAVDPATGPQDLLRPGHVFPLRAKRGGVLKRAGQTEASVDLARLAGLTPAAAICEIMNDDGTMARVPDLMRFAAAHGLPVLTIAEMIRYRLMHETLVRRVASPRLPSRWGELTIHAYRSDLTGEEHLALTLGDLTGDEPVLVRVHSQCLTGDIFGSCRCDCGLQLELAMTRIRDAGRGVLIYLLQEGRGIGLLNKLKAYELQDAGHDTVEANERLGFRPDQRDYGVGAQILRDLGVQRMRLMTNNPSKYVALSGYGLEIVERVQLEIPPSADSRDYLRTKREKLGHLLQLV
- a CDS encoding BamA/TamA family outer membrane protein produces the protein MARWWRSRRPSRCGSGARARLARGLACAVLAGSAAFDACMAERGFAQSAAAPAPAPIVRALEIRSDAPVDVDEVRELISLAVGEPMDEARTRRTLRSLRYSGLASEVEIYARPADPGNSANPSTPAGNGEVVVIVALWTDVQVTSVEVTGDLGLKKTRLLDALPQRTGQPLREDRLLRGVYRLQDLLAEEGFLDAEVRLAVALGVDDPPGARAAGEPEPPVSGGDPGARGAAVTYRIAAGPRTLVRAVAFEGATPPFADADLIDALRAKPATPFRNQVAVDDVERLQARLFSRGYREAVVERLPEKLDRQAHAADLGFTVRLGPKVEFSVHGITLRELEKKDLVPFLGASGYDEALVLQSMERIRRHFQEKGHYRVAVNRTEERTAEVVRLVFEVVPGPRLVLEELRFEGNVTFDADRLRRLMTTSTRNFLLPGSGRLVDEELSADLSNLRSFYLLEGFDQSRVGPARIEEKGDRLQVVVPIVEGRRRMVGELVLEDVAPLDEAKVRVALPLKDDGPFHRLLLERSVDTLRALLEDRGYGNAIVSSDVLWSADDLTATVRLRVFAGDQWVVDRALLRGLRRTDPRIVRRFLGIEPGDPVRQSAVLDLQRRLYGLGIFSRVDVRVAPSAEGGEARELLVDLEEGRSRTMQVGAGYDSESGVRGLLRLSEGNLFGRASSLSLDLLGSQKDQHFRLIYRQPYIGNLHAELLATLYSEHEDRPDFVVDKRGGQLVVGRELGRWSLQAFASYRLVELEAEDEFFNEEIPLDSRNARVASVTPTANYDRRDDPLDPTRGWNGSFQLEYAFPALAADANFLKLFGQATAYLPLGRFGVLAGSARGGAIEPLIGGATPREALEASVPAAELFYAGGRTTHRAYRRDELGIVDETILLDPGDSTPDPYPAGGGGLALFNFEYRFPVAGPVGGTLFVDGGNVWTDYNDVRTGNFKWGAGLGVRYLSPVGPLRLEIGWKLDREPFEDPYVWFISLGNPF